In Eriocheir sinensis breed Jianghai 21 chromosome 10, ASM2467909v1, whole genome shotgun sequence, the following proteins share a genomic window:
- the LOC126996413 gene encoding prolyl 4-hydroxylase subunit alpha-2-like isoform X1 — translation MARTRHGCLTLVVLAVLAASGDTHGELGDVHTSAASVARLVEAEQTVVAALQDYLAREEARLEAIRGYIAGWRGGAADYVHNPLNSYFFLWRLTKEFPAVLDALDPTPTEELRHNLSSLRGGVEVPREADLNGVAFALVRLQDTYNLTVDDLVQGDIWGRKAVHVLSADDCFRLGQQSFNNLEFGLSEQWYNKGLALLAGQQPLTQEEQQRIERVSRQQEHRAVMSKMVTQLAQHSDGHIHDRFSGLGLPISFQQQVYANHEGADSVKLLNDLYRRLCRGEEVQPPQAFIGLKCGYVFGSSAYHRLMPFKAELRWADPIIIVYHDALTEAETEVLKRVSMPRLATTMVHSFTTHQVRKSLARVGKTAWVRRGDDATVDDILRRIEHMTGLTTATAEDLHVLNYGIGGHYDAHVDFFDLEDKAMDKTPHQGDRLATMLFYLNDVEAGGSTVFPTVGVEVAARRGSALFWFNLKRNGRGDYRTVHAACPVLLGEKWSEWAALCVCVCVCVSQKSSTGHAVKWLSKTIMMR, via the exons ATGGCCAGGACGAGGCACGGGTGTCTCAcgctggtggtgctggcggtgctggCGGCGTCGGGAGACACACACGGGGAGCTCGGGGACGTGCACACCTCAGCTGCCTCGGTGGCCCGCCTGGTGGAGGCCGAGCAGACCGTCGTGGCCGCCCTACAGGACTACCTGGCCCGCGAGGAGGCTCGTCTGGAGGCCATCAGAGG CTACATCGCGGGCTGGCGCGGCGGCGCGGCGGACTACGTGCACAACCCCCTCAACAGCTACTTCTTCCTGTGGCGCCTCACCAAGGAGTTCCCCGCCGTGCTGGACGCCCTGGACCCGACCCCCACGGAAG AGCTGCGGCATAACCTGTCGTCGCTGCGCGGCGGCGTGGAGGTGCCCAGGGAGGCAGACCTTAACGGAGTGGCCTTCGCCCTGGTGCGCCTGCAGGACACCTACAACCTCACCGTGGATGACCTAGTCCAGGGGGACATTTGGGGCAGGAAGGCCGTGCACGTGCTTTCAG CGGACGACTGCTTCCGTTTGGGTCAGCAAAGCTTCAACAACCTGGAGTTTGGCCTCAGCGAGCAGTGGTATAACAAGGGGCTGGCGCTGCTGGCGGGGCAGCAGCCACTCACGCAGGAGGAGCAGCAGAGGATAGAGCGAGTCAGCCGCCAGCAGGAACACCGCGCCGTAATG AGCAAGATGGTGACACAACTGGCGCAGCATTCAGACGGACACATCCATGACCGCTTCTCCGGGCTGGgcctccccatctccttccaGCAACAAGTGTACGCCAACCACGAGGGGGCAGACTCGGTGAAGCTGCTCAATGACCTCTACCGCCGCCTGTGTCGCGGCGAGGAAGTTCAG CCTCCACAGGCGTTCATCGGCCTCAAGTGCGGCTACGTGTTCGGGAGCTCCGCCTACCACCGCCTAATGCCCTTCAAGGCGGAACTGCGGTGGGCCGACCCGATCATCATTGTGTACCACGACGCCCTGACGGAGGCAGAGACGGAGGTCCTGAAGCGGGTGTCCATGCCCCGCCTGGCCACCACAATGGTCCACTCTTTCACCACTCACCAGGTCCGCAAGTCATTGGCCAGGGTGGGCAAGAC GGCGTGGGTGCGGCGAGGGGACGACGCCACGGTGGACGACATCCTGCGACGCATCGAGCACATGACgggcctcaccaccgccaccgccgagGACCTGCACGTGCTCAACTACGGCATCGGCGGCCACTACGACGCCCACGTGGACTTCTTCGATCTCGAAGAT AAAGCTATGGACAAGACGCCTCATCAGGGGGACCGTCTGGCCACGATGCTCTTTTAT CTGAACGACGTGGAGGCTGGCGGGTCAACGGTGTTCCCGACGGTCGGTGTGGAGGTTGCTGCCCGGCGCGGCTCGGCACTGTTTTGGTTCAACCTGAAACGCAACGGACGGGGAGACTACCGCACCGTCCACGCCGCCTGCCCCGTGCTGCTGGGCGAGAAGTGGAGTGAGTGggctgccctgtgtgtgtgtgtgtgtgtgtgtgtgtcgcagaaGTCTTCCACGGGGCATGCAGTGAAATGGCTCAGCAAAACAATAATGATGAGATGA
- the LOC126996413 gene encoding prolyl 4-hydroxylase subunit alpha-2-like isoform X2 — MARTRHGCLTLVVLAVLAASGDTHGELGDVHTSAASVARLVEAEQTVVAALQDYLAREEARLEAIRGYIAGWRGGAADYVHNPLNSYFFLWRLTKEFPAVLDALDPTPTEELRHNLSSLRGGVEVPREADLNGVAFALVRLQDTYNLTVDDLVQGDIWGRKAVHVLSADDCFRLGQQSFNNLEFGLSEQWYNKGLALLAGQQPLTQEEQQRIERVSRQQEHRAVMSKMVTQLAQHSDGHIHDRFSGLGLPISFQQQVYANHEGADSVKLLNDLYRRLCRGEEVQPPQAFIGLKCGYVFGSSAYHRLMPFKAELRWADPIIIVYHDALTEAETEVLKRVSMPRLATTMVHSFTTHQVRKSLARVGKTAWVRRGDDATVDDILRRIEHMTGLTTATAEDLHVLNYGIGGHYDAHVDFFDLEDKAMDKTPHQGDRLATMLFYLNDVEAGGSTVFPTVGVEVAARRGSALFWFNLKRNGRGDYRTVHAACPVLLGEKWIANLWLHEWGQEFRWSCTLNPED, encoded by the exons ATGGCCAGGACGAGGCACGGGTGTCTCAcgctggtggtgctggcggtgctggCGGCGTCGGGAGACACACACGGGGAGCTCGGGGACGTGCACACCTCAGCTGCCTCGGTGGCCCGCCTGGTGGAGGCCGAGCAGACCGTCGTGGCCGCCCTACAGGACTACCTGGCCCGCGAGGAGGCTCGTCTGGAGGCCATCAGAGG CTACATCGCGGGCTGGCGCGGCGGCGCGGCGGACTACGTGCACAACCCCCTCAACAGCTACTTCTTCCTGTGGCGCCTCACCAAGGAGTTCCCCGCCGTGCTGGACGCCCTGGACCCGACCCCCACGGAAG AGCTGCGGCATAACCTGTCGTCGCTGCGCGGCGGCGTGGAGGTGCCCAGGGAGGCAGACCTTAACGGAGTGGCCTTCGCCCTGGTGCGCCTGCAGGACACCTACAACCTCACCGTGGATGACCTAGTCCAGGGGGACATTTGGGGCAGGAAGGCCGTGCACGTGCTTTCAG CGGACGACTGCTTCCGTTTGGGTCAGCAAAGCTTCAACAACCTGGAGTTTGGCCTCAGCGAGCAGTGGTATAACAAGGGGCTGGCGCTGCTGGCGGGGCAGCAGCCACTCACGCAGGAGGAGCAGCAGAGGATAGAGCGAGTCAGCCGCCAGCAGGAACACCGCGCCGTAATG AGCAAGATGGTGACACAACTGGCGCAGCATTCAGACGGACACATCCATGACCGCTTCTCCGGGCTGGgcctccccatctccttccaGCAACAAGTGTACGCCAACCACGAGGGGGCAGACTCGGTGAAGCTGCTCAATGACCTCTACCGCCGCCTGTGTCGCGGCGAGGAAGTTCAG CCTCCACAGGCGTTCATCGGCCTCAAGTGCGGCTACGTGTTCGGGAGCTCCGCCTACCACCGCCTAATGCCCTTCAAGGCGGAACTGCGGTGGGCCGACCCGATCATCATTGTGTACCACGACGCCCTGACGGAGGCAGAGACGGAGGTCCTGAAGCGGGTGTCCATGCCCCGCCTGGCCACCACAATGGTCCACTCTTTCACCACTCACCAGGTCCGCAAGTCATTGGCCAGGGTGGGCAAGAC GGCGTGGGTGCGGCGAGGGGACGACGCCACGGTGGACGACATCCTGCGACGCATCGAGCACATGACgggcctcaccaccgccaccgccgagGACCTGCACGTGCTCAACTACGGCATCGGCGGCCACTACGACGCCCACGTGGACTTCTTCGATCTCGAAGAT AAAGCTATGGACAAGACGCCTCATCAGGGGGACCGTCTGGCCACGATGCTCTTTTAT CTGAACGACGTGGAGGCTGGCGGGTCAACGGTGTTCCCGACGGTCGGTGTGGAGGTTGCTGCCCGGCGCGGCTCGGCACTGTTTTGGTTCAACCTGAAACGCAACGGACGGGGAGACTACCGCACCGTCCACGCCGCCTGCCCCGTGCTGCTGGGCGAGAAGTGGA TCGCTAACTTGTGGCTGCACGAGTGGGGGCAGGAGTTCCGATGGTCGTGCACGCTGAACCCCGAGGACTGA